A genomic segment from Vibrio panuliri encodes:
- a CDS encoding fructose-specific PTS transporter subunit EIIC encodes MDITTLIDTDSICLELKAQTKQQVLAELVDILDSSGKLVDKDQFLRDIWKREEIGNTGFEEGIAIPHAKSHAVAKPGVVIGISQPGIDYGAEDGELSDVFFMLASPDGDDHHHIEVLAQISSKLIEDGFIAKLKAAESVEQALELLTDIDMQQSDSVCQGIVDQSPEPQSALKQRLARGKEHLLFGTSHMIPFIVAGGVLLSLSVMISGHGAVPEQGLLADVAQMGIAGLTLFTVVLGGYIAYSIADKPGLAPGMIGSWIAVSHYNTGFLGAIIVGFIAGFTVNALKKITLPDSMVSLSSIFIYPLVGTFVTCGAVMWLIGAPIATTMALLNEWLAGLAGSGKVLLGTVLGAMTAFDMGGPINKVATLFAQTQVNTQPWLMGGVGIAICTPPLGMALATVLAPRKFKRDEREAGKAAGIMGMIGISEGAIPFAAADPARVLPAIVAGGIVGNIIGFMFHVLNHAPWGGWIVLPVVDGKLGYILGTLAGALTTAVITIALKRNVTEEEERLAVSQAYSSVAGEGVADILAVTSCPSGVAHTFLAAKSLEKAAHSLGIKIKVETQGANGVNNRITEADIKKARCVIFAHDVAINHPERFTNIKIIDVSTKDAMINAVALLQSTR; translated from the coding sequence ATGGATATCACCACCCTTATAGATACAGATAGCATCTGTTTAGAGCTAAAAGCGCAAACTAAACAGCAAGTCCTTGCTGAGCTAGTCGATATTCTTGATAGCAGCGGGAAGTTGGTCGATAAAGATCAGTTTTTACGCGACATTTGGAAGCGTGAAGAGATCGGCAATACGGGCTTTGAAGAGGGGATTGCGATTCCTCATGCCAAAAGTCATGCGGTTGCCAAGCCGGGTGTGGTGATCGGCATAAGCCAACCGGGCATTGACTATGGCGCAGAAGATGGCGAACTGTCAGATGTGTTCTTTATGCTTGCCTCTCCCGATGGTGACGACCACCATCATATCGAAGTATTGGCACAGATATCCTCGAAGTTGATCGAAGATGGTTTTATCGCCAAGTTAAAAGCCGCGGAGTCTGTGGAACAAGCGTTAGAGTTGCTGACCGATATCGACATGCAACAGAGTGACTCGGTTTGCCAAGGGATTGTAGATCAATCTCCAGAGCCACAAAGCGCCTTAAAGCAGCGTTTAGCAAGAGGTAAAGAGCATTTACTGTTTGGAACCTCACATATGATCCCGTTTATTGTCGCTGGTGGGGTGTTGCTGTCTCTATCTGTGATGATTTCAGGTCATGGTGCGGTGCCAGAACAAGGGCTATTAGCAGACGTTGCCCAGATGGGAATTGCGGGTCTGACCTTATTTACGGTGGTGTTAGGCGGGTATATAGCCTATTCGATCGCCGACAAACCCGGCCTCGCGCCAGGTATGATTGGATCGTGGATCGCGGTGAGTCATTATAATACTGGCTTTTTGGGCGCCATCATTGTGGGCTTTATTGCGGGCTTTACCGTTAATGCATTAAAAAAGATAACCTTGCCAGATAGTATGGTGTCGTTAAGCTCGATCTTTATTTATCCACTCGTCGGAACATTCGTGACCTGCGGTGCGGTAATGTGGTTAATCGGTGCACCGATAGCGACTACCATGGCGTTACTCAATGAATGGTTAGCTGGGCTAGCGGGATCTGGAAAAGTGCTACTTGGCACTGTGTTGGGGGCGATGACGGCATTTGATATGGGTGGACCAATCAATAAAGTTGCGACCTTGTTTGCCCAAACTCAAGTTAATACACAACCGTGGTTAATGGGTGGGGTTGGTATTGCGATATGTACTCCGCCACTCGGTATGGCTTTGGCGACGGTTCTTGCGCCAAGAAAATTCAAACGGGACGAACGTGAGGCGGGTAAGGCGGCAGGCATCATGGGGATGATTGGCATTAGTGAAGGTGCCATTCCGTTTGCAGCAGCAGACCCAGCTCGCGTGCTGCCAGCGATTGTCGCAGGCGGTATTGTTGGTAATATCATTGGTTTTATGTTCCATGTGTTGAACCATGCGCCTTGGGGAGGATGGATTGTTCTACCTGTGGTCGATGGAAAACTGGGTTACATTTTGGGTACGCTAGCTGGTGCATTGACGACGGCGGTGATCACAATTGCATTAAAGCGAAATGTCACAGAAGAAGAGGAAAGGCTCGCGGTCAGCCAAGCATACAGTTCAGTAGCGGGTGAAGGGGTTGCTGATATATTGGCTGTCACTTCGTGTCCGTCAGGTGTAGCGCATACTTTCTTAGCCGCCAAGTCGCTTGAGAAAGCGGCCCACTCCTTGGGAATAAAGATTAAAGTTGAGACTCAAGGCGCGAATGGGGTTAATAATCGCATTACCGAGGCAGACATCAAAAAAGCGCGCTGCGTAATATTCGCCCATGATGTTGCGATTAACCATCCTGAGAGGTTTACCAATATCAAAATTATCGATGTTTCCACCAAAGACGCGATGATTAACGCGGTGGCATTGTTGCAATCGACGCGATGA
- a CDS encoding PTS fructose transporter subunit IIB, with the protein MKIVAVTACPTGIAHTYMAADALVKAAPKFNVQIKVETQGAMGIENPLTPHDIAQADKVLIVSDIEIEQAARFEGTNKVQIAIEEVLLNVDKVFLVHCR; encoded by the coding sequence ATGAAAATTGTAGCGGTTACAGCTTGTCCAACCGGAATTGCCCACACCTATATGGCAGCAGATGCATTAGTTAAAGCCGCACCAAAGTTTAACGTGCAGATCAAAGTGGAAACTCAGGGTGCAATGGGAATTGAAAACCCATTAACTCCGCACGATATTGCACAGGCAGATAAAGTATTGATTGTCTCTGATATTGAAATTGAGCAAGCAGCACGCTTCGAAGGCACCAATAAAGTCCAAATTGCGATCGAAGAAGTGTTGCTAAATGTTGATAAGGTTTTCCTTGTTCATTGCCGCTAA
- a CDS encoding PTS sugar transporter subunit IIA, with protein MNEYQITFLVDDVSGSAHVAQPLNRLAKKFKSSLQIINITQDRSALLNRPSAMLRVGLQRGDLCQITAIGIDAELACFVLKDIISEHFSLVGAHINYQFSSQLAKRLPQISPPCEVQWHYAKAHTPLTKFECLKGLAQLIYPQNADELILAFVKREERSSTCVTPGISLPHVMFADVTDVSVAVISNDQSIDWASPMGEVHIAIALVMPKAPSREQIIAATNLTRNLLSGQLAQRLLLTRSSVDLQALLMYAMTRLLA; from the coding sequence ATGAACGAGTACCAAATTACTTTCTTAGTCGACGATGTCAGTGGTAGCGCTCATGTAGCTCAACCGCTTAACCGATTGGCTAAAAAGTTTAAAAGCTCGCTGCAAATTATCAATATCACCCAAGATAGAAGCGCCCTATTAAACCGACCTTCTGCTATGTTGCGCGTCGGCTTGCAGCGTGGTGACTTGTGCCAGATCACCGCAATTGGTATTGACGCAGAGCTGGCATGCTTTGTATTAAAAGACATTATCAGTGAGCACTTCAGCTTAGTGGGTGCGCACATTAACTATCAATTCTCTAGCCAGTTAGCGAAGCGATTGCCACAAATTAGCCCCCCGTGCGAGGTGCAATGGCACTACGCTAAAGCGCATACCCCGCTAACCAAGTTCGAGTGCTTAAAAGGTCTTGCTCAACTTATCTACCCACAAAATGCAGATGAGCTAATCTTGGCATTCGTCAAACGGGAAGAGCGCTCATCAACCTGTGTGACACCCGGAATCTCACTTCCTCATGTCATGTTTGCCGACGTAACCGACGTTTCTGTCGCAGTGATCAGTAATGATCAATCCATCGACTGGGCATCGCCAATGGGCGAAGTGCATATTGCGATAGCATTGGTGATGCCAAAAGCCCCTTCTCGTGAGCAAATCATTGCCGCCACCAACCTCACTCGCAATCTACTCTCCGGTCAGTTAGCACAAAGGCTGTTGCTGACTCGCTCTAGTGTCGACCTGCAAGCATTGCTCATGTATGCCATGACCCGACTACTGGCTTAG
- a CDS encoding AraC family transcriptional regulator: MIFHDLICSVLSEREPFHNIWFAGDFHTPPECSYQVNFPRLELVLDGEYVNEMEDHERKVQKIVAKPGDAIFIPPNCWNKPDWDTDCSVLSMLFGRRQLGLSFVSKRKGETGFYDVQKHSIQTRSGFAIDNILEALSSLARESHKKPMDELLLQALLQYSKTMLDKPVEQSHSRVQDLYQGICIYIQENFHRQITRDSIAERFSISSNHLSRLFRQQGHMTLADYITWVRVDRAKFMLKKYNFKLNEVAIRCGFKDVNYFCRVFKNRTGRTPTEYRGSI; encoded by the coding sequence ATGATTTTCCATGACCTAATTTGTTCTGTATTAAGCGAGCGTGAACCATTTCATAACATCTGGTTTGCTGGTGATTTCCATACTCCACCAGAGTGTAGTTATCAGGTTAACTTTCCTCGCTTGGAGCTGGTTCTTGATGGCGAGTATGTTAATGAGATGGAAGATCATGAGCGCAAAGTACAGAAGATAGTCGCTAAACCGGGAGACGCGATTTTTATTCCGCCCAACTGTTGGAACAAACCTGATTGGGACACTGACTGCTCGGTCTTGAGTATGTTGTTTGGCCGCAGGCAATTGGGGTTGAGCTTCGTGAGTAAACGCAAAGGCGAGACTGGTTTTTACGATGTTCAAAAACACAGTATTCAAACTCGCTCGGGTTTCGCCATTGATAATATTCTTGAAGCGCTCAGCTCGCTCGCACGTGAGAGCCACAAAAAGCCAATGGATGAGTTATTGCTGCAGGCATTACTTCAATACAGCAAAACGATGCTGGACAAACCTGTTGAGCAATCACACAGCCGTGTTCAGGATCTCTATCAAGGGATTTGCATCTATATTCAAGAGAACTTTCATCGCCAAATTACGCGCGACAGTATCGCTGAACGCTTTAGTATCTCTTCCAACCATTTATCGCGTTTGTTTCGCCAACAAGGTCATATGACTCTCGCTGATTACATTACATGGGTTAGGGTTGACCGCGCCAAGTTTATGCTGAAGAAATACAACTTCAAACTTAATGAAGTCGCAATACGTTGTGGGTTTAAAGATGTCAATTACTTCTGTCGCGTGTTTAAGAATCGTACCGGTCGTACGCCAACAGAATATCGTGGCTCTATTTAG
- a CDS encoding PTS fructose transporter subunit IIABC: MITKLINQDLISLDLKATTKEEVFLELIDVLHAQGRISDKEQFLADIKAREELGNTGFEEGVALPHAKSSAVIEPAVVIGVSRTGIEYGAEDGLPSKLFFMIASPDGGDNHHIEVLAELSSKLIEDGFIERFFAAQNNHEALALLLEKPEEPTAALQPAASKGFVIGVTGCPAGVAHTYLAAEALEKGAAELGYEIKVETNGSIGVKNSPTDEEIARADAIVVACDKQVDMARFAGKRLVETNVKAPIRDAKGLINQALEAPAYQASTNATTASTAEKASQTRSDLYRYLMNGVSHMIPFVVTGGLLIALALAIGGEPTEAGMAIPDGSMWNQILNVGVVAFTLMIPILAGYIAYAIADRPALAPGLIGGWIANNGSFYGAEAGTGFIGAIIAGLLVGYFVKFITSINYHKFIQPLVPIMIAPITGSLFIAGLFIFVIGAPIASLMDGLTAMLTSMSTGNVVLLGIVLGGMAGFDMGGPFNKVAFLFSVGMIASGQTQFMGAMACAIPVAPLGMALATVLGRKLELFEASEIEAGKASGAMGLVGISEGAIPFAAQDPMSVIPANVLGSMVAAVMAFSFGITNSVAHGGPVVALLGAMNLPVLALVCMASGAVVTALTCVTLKKIRKAKQIAATA, encoded by the coding sequence ATGATCACAAAACTTATTAATCAAGATTTGATTTCGCTTGATCTTAAAGCGACGACTAAAGAAGAAGTATTCCTTGAGCTCATTGACGTGTTGCACGCTCAAGGCCGCATTTCAGATAAAGAACAGTTCCTCGCAGACATTAAAGCACGCGAAGAATTGGGTAACACCGGATTTGAAGAAGGTGTAGCACTGCCACACGCGAAAAGTTCAGCCGTTATCGAACCTGCCGTTGTGATCGGTGTTAGCCGCACTGGTATTGAGTACGGCGCAGAGGATGGTTTGCCATCAAAACTATTTTTTATGATTGCCTCTCCTGATGGCGGCGACAATCATCATATCGAAGTGCTTGCCGAGCTTTCTTCAAAACTAATTGAAGATGGGTTTATCGAACGTTTCTTTGCTGCGCAGAACAACCACGAAGCGCTCGCTCTACTACTAGAAAAACCCGAAGAGCCAACAGCTGCCCTGCAACCTGCAGCAAGCAAAGGTTTTGTGATTGGTGTAACCGGCTGTCCAGCAGGTGTTGCGCACACTTATCTAGCCGCAGAAGCGCTCGAAAAAGGTGCCGCAGAACTGGGTTACGAGATCAAAGTAGAAACGAACGGCTCTATCGGCGTTAAAAACAGCCCAACTGACGAAGAAATTGCTCGCGCAGATGCCATTGTCGTCGCGTGTGACAAGCAAGTAGACATGGCACGTTTTGCAGGCAAACGTCTGGTTGAAACTAACGTTAAAGCGCCAATTCGAGACGCTAAGGGCTTGATCAATCAAGCACTAGAAGCGCCAGCTTATCAAGCGTCAACAAATGCAACGACTGCGTCTACCGCGGAAAAAGCCTCTCAAACACGTTCTGATCTCTACCGCTACTTGATGAATGGCGTATCGCATATGATTCCATTCGTCGTTACAGGCGGTCTATTGATTGCACTAGCATTAGCAATTGGTGGTGAGCCTACTGAAGCGGGCATGGCGATTCCCGATGGCAGCATGTGGAACCAAATCCTAAACGTAGGTGTGGTGGCTTTCACACTGATGATCCCTATTCTTGCGGGTTACATTGCCTACGCAATCGCTGATCGCCCTGCTCTGGCTCCGGGTCTAATCGGTGGTTGGATTGCGAACAACGGCTCATTCTACGGCGCAGAAGCGGGTACTGGCTTTATCGGTGCAATCATTGCTGGTCTGCTGGTTGGTTACTTCGTGAAGTTCATTACTTCTATCAATTACCACAAGTTTATCCAACCACTTGTTCCAATCATGATCGCGCCAATTACAGGTTCGCTATTTATCGCTGGACTATTTATCTTCGTTATTGGTGCGCCAATCGCAAGCCTAATGGACGGCCTAACGGCGATGCTAACTAGCATGAGCACAGGCAACGTCGTCCTACTCGGCATTGTTCTGGGTGGTATGGCTGGTTTTGATATGGGTGGCCCATTCAACAAAGTGGCTTTCCTATTCTCAGTCGGCATGATTGCTAGTGGTCAGACACAGTTTATGGGCGCAATGGCGTGTGCGATTCCTGTCGCACCACTAGGTATGGCACTAGCAACTGTGCTTGGCCGTAAACTAGAGTTGTTCGAAGCATCAGAAATTGAAGCGGGTAAAGCATCAGGAGCAATGGGTCTAGTCGGTATCTCAGAAGGTGCTATCCCATTTGCGGCACAAGATCCAATGTCTGTTATCCCTGCGAACGTTCTTGGCTCTATGGTTGCAGCAGTAATGGCGTTCTCATTCGGCATCACTAACAGCGTTGCTCATGGTGGTCCTGTTGTCGCTCTGCTTGGCGCAATGAACTTACCTGTTCTTGCTCTTGTGTGCATGGCATCAGGCGCAGTCGTGACAGCGCTGACCTGTGTAACACTTAAGAAAATCCGTAAAGCGAAACAAATTGCAGCGACTGCATAA
- the manA gene encoding mannose-6-phosphate isomerase, class I — protein sequence MSDFRTDSNAPLQTMFFPMTNVIQNYAWGSTTSVNQLFGIANPNGEPQAEIWMGAHPNGCSMVENQGQTTKLSDLINSNINAFLGESIAKRFGELPYLFKVLAAEKALSIQVHPNKQQAETGFAREEQQGIPHTAANRNYKDPNHKPELVYALTPYQAMNGFRSIEEVIANFTRLDIAELAPLVQQLVDNQNPQGLSAFFSGLLSLEGASKDKALTALLAHANNSQDPLMALIVELETQYPGDIGLFVPLTLNIITLQPGQAMFLDAETPHAYIKGTGLEIMANSDNVLRAGLTPKYMDIDELVACTIFEEKPFDSLLLEPNVNDQMLEYPIPVEDFKFAIIPSSDQRVVDIVSAEILMPLDGSMTITHSNGQRCVIEKGQSVFIPAYAQSYTLQSDARVARAYS from the coding sequence ATGTCTGATTTCCGTACTGATAGTAACGCGCCCCTACAAACCATGTTCTTTCCGATGACCAATGTCATCCAAAACTACGCCTGGGGTAGTACTACCTCTGTAAACCAACTGTTCGGTATCGCCAATCCAAATGGCGAACCACAGGCTGAAATCTGGATGGGTGCGCATCCAAATGGTTGTTCAATGGTGGAAAACCAAGGTCAAACAACCAAGCTTTCTGATCTGATTAACAGTAATATCAATGCCTTTCTCGGTGAAAGTATCGCTAAACGTTTTGGTGAACTTCCATACCTATTTAAAGTGCTCGCAGCCGAAAAAGCACTGTCTATCCAAGTACACCCAAACAAACAACAAGCAGAAACAGGGTTTGCTCGTGAAGAGCAACAGGGTATCCCTCATACTGCTGCCAACCGCAACTACAAAGATCCCAACCACAAACCAGAGTTGGTCTATGCGTTAACACCGTACCAAGCAATGAACGGTTTTCGTTCTATCGAGGAGGTTATTGCTAACTTCACTCGTTTAGATATTGCTGAGCTTGCACCTTTAGTGCAACAACTGGTCGACAACCAAAACCCACAAGGCTTAAGCGCGTTCTTCTCGGGCTTGCTCTCTTTGGAAGGCGCAAGCAAAGATAAAGCATTAACTGCGCTGCTTGCACACGCAAACAATTCTCAAGATCCATTAATGGCTCTAATTGTTGAACTAGAAACACAATACCCAGGTGACATCGGTCTATTTGTGCCATTGACGCTGAACATCATCACGCTCCAACCTGGTCAGGCGATGTTCTTAGACGCAGAAACTCCCCACGCATACATTAAAGGAACAGGCCTTGAAATCATGGCAAACTCAGACAACGTTCTGCGTGCAGGTCTGACGCCAAAATATATGGATATTGACGAGCTTGTTGCTTGTACTATTTTCGAAGAGAAGCCTTTTGATAGCCTATTGCTAGAACCAAACGTGAACGACCAAATGCTGGAATACCCTATCCCAGTTGAAGACTTTAAGTTCGCGATTATTCCAAGTTCTGACCAACGCGTTGTCGATATCGTTAGCGCAGAAATCCTGATGCCACTTGATGGCTCTATGACCATCACTCACAGTAACGGCCAACGCTGCGTTATTGAGAAAGGCCAATCAGTATTTATCCCTGCATACGCACAAAGCTACACGTTGCAAAGTGATGCCCGAGTCGCGCGCGCATACAGCTAA
- a CDS encoding transposase gives MTTARKQQVSVEATPYYHCVSRCVRRSYLCGVDPVTEQSYEHRREWIQQKIRVLSQVYCIDICAYAIMSNHYHLVLHINREKALRLSDREVVERWRKEHRLPNLVERWLAGQLSSEAEMDACLQVIGSWRSRLWNISWFMKELNFYVSCKANQEDDCRGHFWESRFRSQALLDEKGLLAAMAYVDLNPLRAGCAKTPEESEFTSIKARLMALKNSRSKCPPLYPFVGHLARAKLNGIPFTFEDYIELVDWTARQYRKDKAMLSSHVPPILQRINIKQTNWLSACIDLERSRAVMIGCAGRREVVKQTLSKRRVHLFRLDG, from the coding sequence ATGACTACGGCTAGAAAACAACAAGTTTCGGTAGAAGCAACGCCTTACTATCACTGCGTTTCTCGCTGCGTACGGCGTAGTTATTTATGTGGGGTTGATCCTGTTACTGAGCAGAGTTATGAACATCGTCGAGAGTGGATCCAGCAGAAAATTCGCGTGCTTTCTCAGGTTTACTGTATCGACATTTGTGCGTACGCGATAATGAGCAATCACTACCATTTGGTGTTGCACATTAATCGAGAGAAAGCGCTGCGTTTATCTGACCGAGAGGTCGTTGAGCGGTGGCGAAAAGAGCATCGATTACCGAATCTAGTGGAACGTTGGCTTGCGGGGCAGTTGAGTAGTGAGGCTGAAATGGATGCCTGCTTACAAGTTATCGGTTCGTGGCGCTCTCGTTTGTGGAACATTAGTTGGTTTATGAAAGAGTTGAACTTTTACGTTTCATGCAAAGCGAATCAGGAAGATGATTGTCGCGGGCACTTTTGGGAAAGCCGTTTTAGAAGCCAAGCTTTGCTCGATGAGAAGGGTTTGCTTGCTGCAATGGCCTACGTGGATTTAAACCCATTGCGGGCGGGGTGCGCAAAAACGCCGGAAGAGTCCGAGTTTACTTCTATCAAAGCGCGCCTAATGGCGTTGAAAAATTCGCGAAGTAAATGTCCGCCTTTGTATCCTTTTGTGGGTCATCTTGCACGTGCAAAACTCAATGGTATTCCTTTCACATTCGAGGATTACATTGAGCTTGTTGATTGGACTGCTCGTCAATATCGAAAGGATAAAGCCATGCTAAGTTCCCACGTACCGCCAATATTGCAGCGAATAAACATAAAACAGACAAATTGGCTCTCCGCTTGTATAGACCTAGAGCGAAGTCGAGCAGTGATGATCGGTTGTGCTGGGCGTCGAGAAGTCGTAAAGCAGACATTGAGCAAGAGGCGGGTTCATCTATTTCGTTTAGATGGGTAG
- a CDS encoding PTS sugar transporter subunit IIA codes for MITTLTNVNLIKHQLQANNKKEVFEELAQALFENNRISSKEAFLADIETREEVSVTSTEGIAYPHAKSKAVIEPAIAVGVKQEGIEYGDEDGIKPTVFFMIASPDNGADHHIYVLQELFGKFSDEFIEEINNAQNQEQILNILINS; via the coding sequence ATGATTACAACACTAACCAACGTCAATTTAATTAAGCACCAACTTCAAGCCAACAATAAAAAAGAAGTCTTTGAAGAACTCGCTCAAGCTTTATTTGAAAATAACCGTATTAGCAGCAAAGAAGCCTTTCTAGCCGACATCGAAACTCGTGAGGAAGTCAGCGTGACTTCGACTGAGGGTATCGCCTATCCGCACGCCAAGAGCAAAGCGGTTATTGAACCTGCTATTGCAGTTGGCGTGAAACAAGAAGGCATCGAATACGGTGACGAAGATGGCATTAAGCCAACAGTATTTTTTATGATTGCTTCACCAGATAACGGTGCTGACCATCATATTTATGTACTACAAGAACTGTTCGGAAAATTCAGTGATGAGTTTATCGAAGAAATTAACAATGCACAAAACCAAGAACAGATTTTAAATATTTTAATCAATTCATAG
- a CDS encoding fructose-specific PTS transporter subunit EIIC, which translates to MSTLTAQATNNNSDLKKTLSTLKGHLLFGTSHMLPFIVAGGVLLALAVMASGKGAVPADGLLADISNIGIKGLVLFPIILGGFIGYSIADKPALAPAMISSGIMADMGGGFLGCIVAGFIAGGVVFQLKKIPLSPNMTALGAYFIYPLIGTLVSAGIVLWGIGEPIKLFMASMNEFLASMAGASKVVLGTILGGMTAFDMGGPINKVATLFAQTQVDTQPWLMGGVGIAICTPPLGMALATFLFKKKFTKEEQEAGKAAAIMGSIGISEGAIPFAANDPMRVLPSIVAGGIVGCVFGFLTDILLHAPWGGLITAPVSSNIPMYVVGIALGSLTTALIVGFWKPVAEEQAEEETEVAAPVQAAAAAPVAGEGEYDVVAVTCCPSGVAHTFMAAKALEKAGAAAGIKIKVETQGQNGIQNRITDLDVANAKLVILAHDIQVKDAHRFANSKVIECSTKEAMKQAATLIQS; encoded by the coding sequence ATGAGTACCCTAACAGCTCAAGCTACCAATAATAATAGTGATCTCAAAAAGACACTTAGCACTTTAAAGGGGCACCTACTTTTTGGTACCTCTCATATGTTACCTTTTATCGTTGCTGGTGGTGTTTTACTTGCTCTTGCGGTAATGGCATCCGGTAAAGGTGCCGTTCCTGCAGATGGCCTACTTGCTGATATTTCCAACATCGGGATTAAAGGTCTAGTTCTATTCCCAATCATCCTAGGTGGTTTCATCGGTTACTCAATCGCTGATAAACCAGCGCTTGCTCCAGCGATGATTTCATCTGGCATCATGGCAGACATGGGCGGCGGCTTCCTAGGCTGTATCGTAGCGGGTTTCATTGCGGGTGGTGTGGTTTTCCAGTTAAAGAAAATTCCATTGTCACCAAACATGACGGCTCTAGGCGCATACTTTATCTACCCACTAATCGGTACGCTAGTTTCTGCGGGTATCGTTCTATGGGGTATCGGTGAGCCAATCAAACTGTTCATGGCTTCTATGAACGAATTCTTAGCCTCAATGGCTGGTGCATCGAAAGTAGTTCTAGGTACTATTCTAGGTGGTATGACTGCATTCGACATGGGTGGTCCAATCAACAAAGTAGCAACGCTATTTGCTCAAACTCAAGTTGATACACAACCATGGCTAATGGGTGGCGTTGGTATCGCTATCTGTACGCCTCCTCTAGGTATGGCTCTTGCGACTTTCCTATTCAAGAAGAAATTCACTAAAGAAGAGCAAGAAGCAGGTAAAGCAGCGGCAATCATGGGTTCAATTGGTATCTCTGAAGGTGCTATCCCATTCGCAGCAAATGACCCAATGCGCGTTCTTCCTTCAATCGTAGCGGGTGGTATCGTAGGTTGTGTATTCGGTTTCCTAACTGACATCCTACTGCATGCACCATGGGGTGGTCTAATTACAGCGCCTGTTTCAAGCAACATTCCAATGTATGTCGTAGGTATCGCACTTGGCTCTCTAACTACTGCGCTAATCGTTGGTTTTTGGAAACCAGTAGCAGAAGAGCAAGCTGAAGAAGAAACTGAAGTTGCAGCACCAGTTCAAGCAGCGGCAGCAGCGCCTGTTGCAGGTGAAGGTGAGTACGATGTAGTTGCAGTTACTTGTTGTCCTTCAGGCGTGGCACACACTTTCATGGCAGCAAAAGCACTAGAAAAAGCAGGCGCAGCAGCGGGTATCAAGATCAAAGTCGAAACCCAAGGTCAAAACGGCATCCAAAACCGCATTACTGACCTCGATGTAGCCAATGCAAAACTGGTTATCCTTGCTCATGATATCCAAGTTAAAGATGCACACCGATTCGCTAACTCTAAAGTGATTGAGTGCTCAACCAAAGAAGCGATGAAGCAAGCAGCAACCCTGATTCAATCATAG